The Nisaea sp. genome includes a region encoding these proteins:
- the prmC gene encoding peptide chain release factor N(5)-glutamine methyltransferase — MTQNDPDANDPGETETIGALLQAATQRLAAEGNDNPRLDARLLLAHALGVEGRLHGREDDPVTAEERTRFAAFLARRIGGEPVSRILGSREFWSLEFDLSPATLDPRPDSETLIDALLELHPDRDRAYRILDLGTGTGCLLLAALSEFPNAEGVGVDIDADCVQVARQNAEKLSLSSRARMIRSRWADNVNGPFDIVLSNPPYIPTSDIASLQPEVKVHDPMQALDGGPDGLTAYRNIAECLPSLLSEDGLAALEFGEGQGPAISRIVEASDLIVDGFRNDLAGIERCILVRRA, encoded by the coding sequence ATGACCCAAAACGATCCTGACGCGAACGATCCTGGCGAGACCGAGACCATCGGCGCTCTGCTGCAGGCCGCGACGCAACGTCTGGCTGCGGAAGGCAACGACAATCCCCGGCTCGACGCGCGATTACTGCTTGCCCATGCCCTCGGCGTGGAAGGACGACTGCATGGCCGGGAAGACGATCCGGTTACGGCGGAGGAGCGCACCCGCTTTGCCGCATTTCTGGCGCGCCGAATCGGTGGAGAGCCCGTGTCCCGCATTCTCGGCTCCCGCGAATTCTGGAGCCTGGAATTCGATCTCTCACCTGCCACCCTCGACCCGCGCCCGGACAGCGAGACTCTGATCGACGCCCTTCTGGAGCTTCATCCGGATCGCGATCGAGCCTATCGCATCCTTGATCTCGGCACTGGAACCGGCTGCCTTCTACTGGCGGCGCTGTCTGAATTTCCGAATGCAGAAGGTGTGGGTGTCGATATCGACGCGGACTGCGTCCAAGTTGCTCGCCAAAATGCAGAGAAACTATCTCTTTCCAGCCGCGCACGAATGATCCGTTCCCGGTGGGCGGACAATGTGAACGGACCATTTGATATCGTGCTTTCCAACCCGCCATACATTCCCACATCCGACATCGCCTCACTGCAACCAGAAGTAAAAGTACACGACCCCATGCAAGCACTGGACGGTGGCCCCGACGGCCTGACCGCCTACCGTAACATCGCGGAATGCTTGCCTTCCCTACTCAGCGAAGACGGTCTCGCAGCTCTCGAATTTGGAGAAGGTCAGGGGCCTGCAATTTCCCGCATCGTGGAAGCATCAGACCTCATCGTGGACGGTTTCCGGAACGATCTGGCGGGCATCGAGCGCTGCATTCTGGTGCGGCGAGCCTAG
- the prfA gene encoding peptide chain release factor 1 yields the protein MSLQANLERVLARHKELEAILASGDSSDIAKLSKELSELAPIAQKVTELNDMRRELTDARELLEDPDMADMAADEVQRLEKALPELERDVQILLLPKDEADEKNAILEVRAGTGGDEAALFAADLFGMYQRYAALKGWKFEVMEISENDIGGYKEATAEITGRSVFARLKFESGVHRVQRVPVTESGGRIHTSAATVAVLPEAEDVDLNIEDKDLRVDVFRASGAGGQHVNTTESAVRITHIPSGIVVSQQDEKSQHKNRAKAMKILRARLYDHERQRLASERAADRKDQIGSGDRSERIRTYNFPQGRVSDHRINLTLYKIDKVIAGEALDEFVDALTAEDEAARLASMS from the coding sequence GTGAGCTTGCAGGCAAATCTGGAACGCGTGCTGGCCCGTCACAAGGAACTGGAAGCTATTCTGGCATCCGGAGACAGCTCGGACATAGCCAAGCTGTCGAAAGAACTCTCGGAACTCGCGCCCATCGCCCAGAAGGTGACGGAGCTGAACGACATGCGCCGGGAGCTGACCGACGCCCGAGAGCTGCTGGAAGATCCGGACATGGCGGACATGGCCGCCGACGAGGTGCAGCGGCTTGAGAAAGCGCTGCCGGAGCTTGAGCGCGACGTCCAGATCCTGCTGCTGCCGAAGGACGAGGCGGACGAGAAGAACGCCATCCTCGAAGTCCGGGCGGGTACAGGCGGGGACGAGGCGGCACTTTTCGCCGCCGATCTGTTCGGCATGTACCAGCGCTATGCGGCCCTGAAGGGCTGGAAGTTCGAGGTCATGGAAATCTCCGAGAACGATATCGGCGGCTACAAGGAAGCTACCGCCGAGATCACCGGCCGCTCCGTCTTCGCGCGCCTCAAGTTCGAATCTGGCGTGCATCGGGTTCAGCGGGTGCCGGTCACCGAGTCCGGCGGCCGTATCCACACTTCCGCCGCCACTGTCGCAGTGCTGCCGGAAGCTGAGGATGTCGATCTGAACATCGAAGACAAGGATCTCCGGGTCGATGTGTTCCGGGCCAGCGGCGCTGGCGGCCAGCATGTCAACACGACCGAAAGCGCGGTCCGCATCACGCATATTCCGTCGGGCATCGTGGTCTCCCAACAGGACGAGAAGTCGCAGCATAAGAACCGGGCCAAGGCGATGAAGATCCTGCGAGCCCGGCTTTACGATCATGAGCGCCAGCGCCTCGCCAGCGAGCGGGCAGCAGACCGCAAGGATCAGATCGGCAGCGGAGACCGTTCCGAACGCATCCGGACCTACAATTTTCCGCAGGGGCGAGTGTCCGATCACCGCATCAACCTGACGCTCTACAAAATAGACAAGGTGATTGCCGGCGAGGCTCTGGACGAGTTTGTCGACGCCCTGACCGCCGAAGACGAGGCCGCGCGCCTCGCCTCGATGAGCTGA
- the hemA gene encoding glutamyl-tRNA reductase has product MADRSASPLFQDLHRFAVVGVNHRTCPDAIREQLFVADEELPVVLRSLRVFGVEEAMPLSTCDRVEVAGVFPNPEEARSIIAKILCAPVDLDPALLEPLLYRHVGGDAVSHLFRVAASLDSQVIGEPQILGQMRAGHRLARSLKSSGPLLDATMSAAFEAARQVRRETRIAEGPVSIAAAALSVARDVHGALERTRAVLLGSGELGLILAEQLHNSHGTPVTVLDRIARRAEATAKSIGAHHGTMDTLADALVDADIVISAVGEGRTQLTEEMIRQTLVKRRYRPIFLVDLSVPADIDPAVNRIDEAFLFDLEDLERSATEGKNARRAEAEAAREMVDAAVARFLSDQSGRIAAPSIARLRAHLEGMRETLHAEQPNLSAEDATRLLLKRIMHGPSEHLRRLAATDNLDDRTLSTLEELFGLDQEQGDDL; this is encoded by the coding sequence TTGGCGGACCGCTCCGCTTCCCCGCTTTTTCAGGATCTGCACCGCTTCGCCGTCGTCGGCGTCAACCACCGGACTTGTCCCGATGCGATCCGTGAACAACTTTTCGTCGCCGACGAAGAGCTGCCGGTCGTGCTTCGCTCGCTTCGGGTCTTCGGCGTTGAGGAAGCCATGCCGCTCTCAACCTGCGACCGGGTCGAGGTTGCCGGTGTCTTTCCAAACCCGGAAGAAGCCCGCAGCATCATCGCGAAGATCCTCTGCGCCCCGGTTGATCTCGACCCGGCCCTGCTGGAGCCGCTGCTTTACCGGCATGTCGGCGGGGACGCGGTGAGCCATCTGTTCCGCGTCGCCGCCTCCCTTGACAGCCAGGTTATCGGCGAGCCTCAGATCCTCGGGCAAATGCGCGCGGGACACCGGCTGGCACGCAGCCTGAAATCCTCCGGCCCGCTGCTCGACGCAACCATGAGCGCCGCCTTCGAAGCCGCCCGCCAGGTGCGCCGGGAAACCCGTATTGCCGAAGGGCCAGTCTCCATTGCCGCCGCTGCCCTTTCCGTCGCCCGCGACGTCCACGGCGCGCTGGAACGGACCCGCGCAGTGCTGCTTGGCTCGGGCGAGCTCGGCCTCATTCTGGCGGAACAACTTCACAACAGTCACGGCACACCGGTCACAGTGCTCGACCGCATTGCGCGGCGCGCCGAGGCCACAGCCAAATCCATCGGGGCACACCACGGCACCATGGATACTCTTGCGGATGCACTCGTCGATGCCGATATCGTCATCTCCGCCGTCGGGGAAGGCCGCACCCAGCTGACCGAGGAAATGATCCGGCAGACGCTGGTGAAGCGCCGCTATCGCCCGATCTTTCTGGTCGATCTATCGGTTCCGGCCGATATCGACCCGGCGGTGAACAGGATCGATGAAGCTTTCCTGTTCGATCTGGAGGATCTGGAACGGTCCGCCACCGAGGGCAAGAATGCCCGCCGGGCCGAGGCGGAAGCAGCCCGCGAGATGGTCGACGCCGCCGTCGCCCGGTTCCTCTCGGACCAGAGCGGGCGCATCGCCGCTCCCTCCATCGCGCGCCTCCGGGCTCACCTAGAAGGCATGCGCGAGACATTACACGCGGAGCAGCCAAACCTTTCCGCGGAAGACGCAACCCGCTTGTTGCTGAAACGCATCATGCACGGCCCGTCGGAACATCTCCGGCGCCTGGCGGCAACGGACAATCTGGACGACCGGACACTCTCCACGCTGGAGGAACTGTTCGGTCTTGACCAAGAACAAGGAGACGACCTGTGA
- the hisS gene encoding histidine--tRNA ligase: MAKLQPVRGTHDLLGEDARRHRHVVETALETAGRYGFSEIQTPIFEFTEVFARTLGETSDVVSKEMYSFTDRGDESITLRPEGTAGVARAFISGGLTQDLPLKLFYQGPMFRYERPQKGRQRQFHQIGVELIGVPTPQADVEVITVGADILDALGIFDGIVLQLNTLGDTESRQAYRGALVEYLMGHKDGLSEDSLRRLDANPLRILDSKDEGDRKIVADAPSFGDYLNAASEDFYGTVKAGLDAVGIPYQQNDRLVRGLDYYCHTAYEFVTDRLGAQGTVMAGGRYDGLIETMGGPSTPGVGWAAGIERIAMMIEAPAAPVRPLSLIPVGEDATIAAIKLAHDLRKAGHSVEMGYSGNLGKRMKRANKLNASHAVIIGETELEKGVATIRDLDTGTQLEVALGKIGDHLGAEA; this comes from the coding sequence ATGGCCAAGTTGCAGCCCGTTCGCGGCACCCACGACCTCCTCGGTGAGGATGCGCGGCGGCATCGCCATGTGGTCGAAACGGCCCTCGAAACGGCGGGTCGCTACGGTTTCAGCGAAATTCAGACACCGATTTTCGAGTTCACCGAAGTCTTCGCCCGCACCCTCGGTGAGACCTCGGACGTGGTTTCGAAAGAGATGTACAGCTTCACCGACCGGGGTGATGAAAGCATAACGCTGCGCCCGGAAGGTACGGCGGGCGTGGCGCGCGCCTTCATTTCCGGCGGCCTGACCCAGGATCTGCCGCTGAAGCTGTTCTATCAGGGCCCGATGTTCCGCTATGAGCGCCCGCAGAAAGGCCGCCAGCGTCAGTTCCATCAGATCGGCGTCGAGCTGATCGGCGTGCCGACACCGCAGGCCGATGTCGAGGTGATCACGGTCGGCGCCGATATTCTCGATGCGCTCGGCATTTTCGATGGCATCGTTCTGCAGCTGAACACCCTCGGCGACACCGAAAGCCGCCAAGCCTATCGCGGCGCGCTGGTCGAGTATCTGATGGGCCACAAGGACGGCCTCTCCGAGGACAGCCTCCGGCGGCTGGACGCAAACCCTCTGCGCATCCTCGACAGCAAGGATGAGGGTGACCGGAAGATCGTCGCGGACGCCCCCTCCTTCGGCGACTACCTCAATGCGGCTTCCGAAGATTTCTACGGCACGGTAAAAGCCGGGCTCGATGCGGTCGGCATTCCCTATCAGCAGAATGACCGGCTGGTGCGCGGCCTCGATTACTATTGCCACACCGCCTACGAGTTCGTCACCGACCGGCTTGGCGCCCAGGGCACCGTGATGGCCGGCGGACGCTATGACGGGTTGATCGAGACCATGGGTGGCCCCTCAACGCCGGGGGTCGGCTGGGCAGCCGGTATCGAGCGTATCGCCATGATGATCGAGGCCCCCGCGGCTCCAGTGCGGCCGCTATCCCTAATCCCGGTCGGCGAGGACGCCACCATCGCGGCGATCAAGCTCGCGCACGACTTGCGCAAGGCGGGCCACTCTGTCGAAATGGGCTATTCGGGCAATCTCGGAAAGCGCATGAAACGGGCCAACAAACTCAATGCCAGCCACGCCGTCATTATCGGCGAGACGGAACTCGAAAAGGGCGTAGCGACGATCCGCGACCTGGATACAGGCACGCAGCTCGAAGTCGCGCTGGGCAAGATCGGGGACCATCTCGGCGCCGAGGCCTAG
- the ispG gene encoding flavodoxin-dependent (E)-4-hydroxy-3-methylbut-2-enyl-diphosphate synthase, producing the protein MSVRPYRDIFRRKSRQISVGNVLVGGDAPITVQTMTNTLTSDAKATIAQIQECADAGADIVRVSCPDEASTAAMPEICKASPVPIVADIHFHYKRAIEAAEAGAACLRINPGNIGSAERVREVVKAAKDHGCSIRIGVNAGSLEKHLLEKYGEPCPEAMVESALDHIRILEDNDFYETKVSVKASDIFLAVAAYQGLADACDYPLHLGITEAGGFRIGSVKSSIGMGMLLWSGIGDTIRVSLSSDPVDEVKVGFDILKSLNLRHRGVNVISCPSCARQQFDVIKTVEVLEKRLAHITTPMTLSVIGCVVNGPGEARETDIGFTGGGKGTHQVYIAGLPHHRLKDDNVVDHLVSLVEEKAAEIEKELAEADESPAQIISPAAS; encoded by the coding sequence ATGAGCGTGCGGCCCTACCGCGACATCTTCAGACGAAAATCCCGTCAGATCTCTGTCGGCAATGTGCTGGTTGGCGGCGATGCGCCGATCACAGTGCAAACCATGACGAACACACTGACATCGGATGCCAAGGCGACCATTGCGCAGATCCAGGAATGCGCCGATGCCGGTGCCGATATCGTGCGCGTCTCCTGCCCCGACGAAGCTTCGACGGCGGCAATGCCGGAAATCTGCAAGGCCAGCCCGGTACCGATCGTCGCGGATATTCATTTCCACTATAAGCGCGCCATTGAAGCCGCCGAGGCGGGCGCTGCCTGCCTGCGGATCAATCCGGGCAATATCGGCAGTGCCGAACGCGTCCGCGAAGTCGTGAAAGCCGCCAAAGATCACGGCTGCTCCATCCGGATCGGCGTCAATGCCGGCAGCCTGGAAAAGCATCTGCTGGAAAAATACGGCGAGCCCTGCCCCGAAGCGATGGTCGAATCCGCGCTCGATCACATCCGCATCCTGGAAGACAACGACTTCTACGAGACGAAAGTCAGCGTAAAAGCTTCCGACATATTCCTTGCAGTCGCCGCCTATCAGGGGCTAGCCGACGCCTGCGATTACCCACTGCATCTGGGCATCACGGAGGCTGGTGGTTTCCGCATCGGCTCCGTCAAATCCTCCATCGGTATGGGCATGCTGCTCTGGAGCGGTATCGGCGATACCATCCGGGTCTCGCTCTCTTCGGACCCCGTGGACGAGGTGAAAGTCGGCTTCGACATCCTGAAGTCGCTTAACCTGCGCCATCGCGGCGTGAACGTGATCTCATGCCCGTCCTGCGCCCGCCAGCAGTTCGACGTCATCAAGACTGTCGAGGTTCTGGAGAAGCGGCTTGCCCATATCACCACACCGATGACCCTTTCGGTAATCGGCTGCGTTGTGAACGGGCCGGGCGAAGCGCGCGAGACCGATATCGGTTTCACCGGCGGCGGCAAGGGAACTCACCAGGTCTATATCGCCGGCCTGCCGCACCACCGCCTGAAGGACGACAATGTCGTCGACCATCTGGTCTCTCTCGTCGAGGAAAAGGCGGCGGAGATCGAGAAGGAGCTGGCCGAAGCGGACGAAAGCCCAGCACAGATCATTTCTCCGGCGGCTTCCTGA
- a CDS encoding helix-turn-helix domain-containing protein encodes MQRHRIERDLSLQDIAQQLRIQRSYLDALENGDFDSLPGLTYAIGYVRSYAQLLDLDAATLITDFKAEAKKLQEPTQLSFPSPAPEGKVPGGALVFVGVFLAALSYGGWYYFSTSETAVSDLTPKVPDRLAFLLEEPAIDTPATTESAPAAPQPTAVGVVTTAQASSKEPSAPTQTEAASAQPEPAGEPVAEATTVAPVVTTPAATTPVAASASPEPAPQSDDIPVAVSASATAPAAPETAAATSTETEIPVAPSSSEPVAAVEPAAETPAPAETASADSTALPLSAPEEPAAAEQIASVPASAPEPVTAQIPDVPEMPRQEVATAGRSVSEAEAAAIDSRPKPVSAAAGPLIVISATDDSWVQVRGTDATPLLTRILRKGEQYKVPARTGLKLFTGNAGALKISVNGAEVPSLGPFGKIARNIPLDETLLTYSVTD; translated from the coding sequence TTGCAGCGGCACCGTATTGAAAGAGATCTCTCTCTTCAGGACATTGCCCAGCAACTGCGCATCCAGCGCAGCTATCTTGATGCACTGGAAAACGGGGACTTCGACAGTCTTCCCGGACTGACCTATGCCATCGGATATGTTCGCAGCTACGCACAACTTCTTGATCTCGACGCAGCGACGCTGATCACTGACTTCAAGGCTGAAGCCAAAAAGCTGCAGGAACCGACGCAACTCTCGTTCCCGTCACCGGCGCCCGAAGGAAAAGTACCCGGCGGGGCGTTGGTATTTGTCGGTGTCTTCCTCGCGGCTCTCAGCTACGGCGGCTGGTACTATTTCTCGACCTCGGAAACCGCGGTCTCCGATCTCACACCCAAAGTGCCGGACCGGCTGGCCTTCCTTCTGGAAGAGCCTGCAATCGACACCCCGGCAACAACGGAAAGCGCGCCGGCCGCGCCGCAGCCTACCGCAGTTGGCGTCGTCACTACGGCACAGGCTTCCAGCAAAGAGCCTTCCGCCCCAACGCAGACTGAAGCCGCTTCAGCGCAGCCAGAGCCGGCAGGCGAACCGGTAGCCGAGGCGACAACCGTGGCACCAGTTGTCACGACACCGGCCGCCACAACACCCGTCGCGGCATCGGCAAGCCCGGAACCCGCGCCCCAGTCCGACGACATACCGGTCGCGGTAAGCGCATCTGCAACGGCTCCGGCCGCGCCTGAAACGGCAGCAGCGACAAGCACCGAGACAGAGATACCTGTTGCTCCGTCAAGCAGCGAGCCGGTCGCGGCTGTCGAACCTGCCGCGGAAACGCCGGCACCAGCCGAAACAGCCAGCGCCGACAGCACAGCATTGCCTTTATCCGCGCCCGAAGAGCCAGCGGCGGCGGAACAGATTGCCAGCGTACCGGCATCCGCTCCTGAACCCGTAACGGCCCAAATCCCGGACGTTCCCGAAATGCCGCGGCAGGAAGTCGCGACGGCCGGGCGGTCGGTCTCGGAAGCCGAAGCGGCAGCCATCGACAGCCGACCGAAACCTGTTTCAGCCGCCGCCGGACCGCTTATCGTGATCAGCGCAACAGACGACAGCTGGGTCCAGGTCCGCGGCACCGATGCGACTCCGCTGCTGACTCGCATCCTGCGCAAAGGCGAGCAGTACAAGGTTCCGGCCCGCACCGGGCTGAAGCTCTTTACCGGGAATGCCGGAGCCTTGAAAATCTCGGTGAATGGAGCGGAAGTTCCGAGCCTCGGCCCGTTCGGCAAAATCGCCCGGAACATCCCGTTGGACGAAACTTTGCTGACCTACTCGGTCACCGACTGA
- the ptsP gene encoding phosphoenolpyruvate--protein phosphotransferase translates to MTPAVEQNGFGRNSRTMLRRLRDVMADTRAPQERLDSITSIIGADMAAEVCSIYVRRSDNLLELCSTEGLNKDAVHRTLMHFGEGLVGDVAARAQSLALSDAQSHPKFAYFPETGEEIYQSLAGVPVMRADRVLGVLVVQNRSRRQYSDEEIETLETFAMVLAELLANGVLDGQENKQDAPVRLAGQAVAPGVGIGIAHFHRPSTAIRRVVADNPAVEKERLDNAMQGVRSRIDTLLSAPDLAEAGEHRDVLETFRMIAHDRGWLTRMNDAIDNGLTAEAAVQRSRADMRARLSSVQNPYLRERLADFEDLTNRLLAQLADEEENGDVAGSIDDDQPYIVVARSMGPAELLDYDRTHLAGLVLEEGSATAHVAIVARALDIPVLGNIPGLLSEVNPGDHLIIDANNNQVLLRPTEDVQDSFRAGLRAQAETKARYQALRDQPARTLDGVDISLLLNIGLMFDLQQLDATGAEGIGLYRTEIPFMVRRDIPDVPQQTDVYRRVLDAASGRPVTFRTLDAGGDKHIQAFDHDPGDNPALGWRSIRISVDHPSLLRNQIRAILRASAGKPVDLMFPMVSTVAEFDTARSILDRELERAVRRGDILPSKLRLGSMLEVPSLAWQLPEILSRVDFLSVGSNDLQQFFFAADRGDQRVTHRYDAVSVPFLRLLRDISNACKKHDKPLTLCGEMAGSRIGAMALIGIGYHRLSMAAASIGPIKETVRSLNYSDLQVLMSRLLETQEGRITDHLKAFARDHQIPT, encoded by the coding sequence ATGACACCGGCGGTCGAGCAAAACGGCTTCGGCCGCAACTCCCGCACCATGTTGCGCAGACTGCGCGATGTGATGGCGGATACGCGCGCACCGCAGGAACGCCTCGACAGCATCACCTCGATCATCGGCGCGGACATGGCGGCGGAGGTTTGCTCGATCTATGTCCGCCGCTCCGACAACCTGCTGGAGCTTTGCTCCACCGAGGGCCTGAATAAAGACGCTGTCCACCGCACGCTAATGCATTTTGGCGAGGGCCTTGTCGGCGACGTCGCCGCCCGCGCCCAGTCTCTCGCCCTGTCGGACGCCCAGTCCCATCCGAAATTCGCCTATTTTCCGGAAACCGGCGAAGAGATCTATCAATCCCTCGCCGGTGTACCGGTGATGCGTGCCGACCGCGTTCTCGGTGTGCTGGTGGTCCAGAATCGCTCCCGACGGCAATATTCCGACGAAGAGATCGAGACGCTCGAGACCTTCGCCATGGTGCTGGCGGAGCTGCTCGCCAATGGCGTTCTCGACGGGCAAGAGAACAAGCAAGATGCGCCTGTCCGCCTCGCCGGTCAGGCAGTCGCGCCCGGCGTGGGCATCGGGATCGCGCATTTCCACAGACCGAGCACCGCGATCCGCCGTGTCGTCGCCGACAATCCGGCGGTCGAAAAGGAGCGGCTCGATAATGCCATGCAGGGGGTGCGTTCACGCATCGATACACTGCTCTCTGCTCCCGACCTCGCCGAGGCAGGCGAGCATCGGGACGTGCTCGAAACCTTCCGGATGATCGCCCACGACCGTGGCTGGCTGACACGGATGAACGACGCGATCGATAACGGCCTGACAGCGGAGGCTGCGGTTCAGCGTTCGCGAGCCGATATGCGGGCCCGTCTCAGCTCGGTGCAAAACCCCTATCTGCGCGAACGCCTCGCCGATTTCGAGGATTTGACGAACCGCCTGCTCGCCCAGCTCGCCGACGAAGAAGAGAATGGCGATGTCGCAGGGAGTATCGACGACGATCAGCCCTATATCGTCGTCGCCCGGTCAATGGGGCCCGCCGAGCTGCTCGACTACGACCGCACACACCTTGCCGGCCTCGTCCTCGAGGAAGGCTCGGCAACAGCGCATGTCGCCATCGTCGCACGGGCTCTGGACATCCCGGTCCTCGGCAACATTCCTGGACTGCTGAGCGAGGTCAACCCGGGCGACCATCTGATTATCGATGCCAACAACAACCAGGTCCTGCTGCGGCCAACAGAAGACGTTCAGGATTCTTTCCGTGCAGGTCTGCGTGCCCAGGCCGAAACCAAGGCGCGCTATCAGGCACTCCGCGACCAGCCGGCCCGCACGCTGGACGGTGTCGATATCAGCCTGTTGCTGAATATCGGTTTGATGTTCGACCTGCAGCAGCTCGATGCCACCGGGGCCGAGGGTATCGGGCTTTACCGGACCGAGATCCCCTTCATGGTCCGTCGTGACATCCCAGACGTGCCCCAACAGACCGACGTCTATCGCCGTGTCCTCGACGCTGCGAGCGGACGGCCCGTCACCTTCCGCACCCTGGATGCGGGTGGCGACAAACACATCCAAGCGTTCGACCACGACCCCGGAGACAATCCAGCCCTCGGCTGGAGGTCGATCCGGATATCCGTCGATCACCCCAGCCTCCTGCGCAACCAGATCCGCGCGATTTTGCGTGCCTCTGCCGGCAAGCCGGTCGATTTGATGTTTCCAATGGTCTCCACCGTCGCGGAGTTCGATACGGCCCGCTCTATTCTCGACCGCGAACTCGAACGGGCGGTGCGGCGCGGCGACATTCTGCCGTCGAAGCTACGCCTGGGCAGCATGCTCGAGGTTCCGTCTCTGGCATGGCAACTTCCCGAAATCTTGAGCAGAGTCGACTTTCTCTCTGTCGGCAGCAACGATCTACAGCAGTTCTTCTTCGCAGCGGACAGGGGAGACCAACGCGTGACCCATCGGTACGATGCCGTGTCCGTTCCCTTTCTCCGACTGCTCAGAGATATATCCAATGCATGTAAAAAGCACGATAAGCCATTGACTTTATGTGGAGAGATGGCCGGATCAAGAATTGGAGCAATGGCCCTCATCGGAATCGGCTATCACCGTTTATCCATGGCGGCAGCCTCGATCGGCCCGATCAAAGAAACTGTAAGATCGTTAAATTACAGCGACTTGCAAGTACTTATGTCTAGATTACTGGAAACGCAGGAAGGTCGCATCACTGATCATTTGAAGGCTTTCGCACGCGATCATCAAATCCCAACCTGA
- a CDS encoding aspartate kinase, whose translation MARIVQKFGGTSVADIERIKNVAQRVKKEVDAGNEVAVIVSAMAGVTNQLVGYAREMSVLHDAREYDTIVSTGEQVTSGLLAMALQNIGVNARSWLAWQLPFRTDGVHSKARIENIETDEIVKRFEQGQVAVLAGFQGIGPDNRITTLGRGGSDTSAVALAAALNADRCDIYTDVDGVYTTNPRIVPSARKIDRITYEEMLELASQGAKVLETRSVALAMQHNVRLQVLSSFIEAPGTLVCDEDEIVEQQIVSGIAYSPEEAKVTVRHVPDRPGVAGSIFGSLADAAVNVDMIVQNVTEDGNTTDMTFTVGKTDLERARQVLEKLKDELGFKEINADPNVAKVSVVGVGMRSQPGVAKTMFHTLADKGINIQVISTSEIKVSVLIAAEYTELAVRALHTAYGLDGPPAS comes from the coding sequence ATGGCGCGTATCGTGCAAAAGTTCGGCGGCACGTCCGTCGCCGATATTGAACGCATCAAGAATGTGGCTCAGCGAGTCAAGAAAGAGGTCGATGCCGGCAACGAAGTAGCCGTCATTGTTTCTGCCATGGCCGGGGTCACGAATCAGTTGGTCGGTTATGCCCGCGAGATGAGCGTCCTGCATGACGCCCGCGAATACGACACCATCGTCTCGACCGGCGAACAGGTGACGAGCGGCTTGCTAGCCATGGCCCTGCAGAATATCGGCGTCAACGCCCGCTCCTGGCTTGCCTGGCAGTTACCATTCCGGACTGACGGTGTGCATAGCAAGGCCCGGATCGAGAACATCGAGACCGACGAGATCGTCAAACGCTTCGAGCAAGGTCAGGTTGCCGTTCTCGCGGGCTTCCAGGGCATCGGGCCGGACAACAGGATTACCACGCTCGGCCGTGGCGGCTCCGACACCTCGGCCGTTGCCCTTGCCGCGGCGCTCAATGCGGACCGCTGCGATATCTACACGGATGTTGACGGCGTCTATACGACCAACCCTCGGATCGTACCGTCGGCCCGGAAGATCGACCGGATTACCTACGAGGAAATGTTGGAACTGGCCTCTCAAGGGGCCAAAGTGCTGGAGACGCGCTCCGTCGCGCTCGCCATGCAGCACAATGTCAGGCTCCAGGTACTCTCCAGCTTCATCGAAGCTCCGGGCACCCTGGTCTGTGATGAGGATGAGATCGTGGAACAGCAAATTGTCAGCGGCATTGCCTACAGCCCCGAAGAAGCCAAGGTCACCGTGCGCCACGTACCGGACCGGCCGGGTGTTGCCGGGTCAATCTTCGGCAGCCTTGCCGATGCTGCCGTCAACGTCGACATGATCGTCCAGAACGTCACCGAGGACGGCAACACCACCGATATGACCTTCACCGTCGGCAAGACCGATCTCGAACGCGCCCGCCAGGTGCTGGAAAAGCTGAAGGACGAACTCGGCTTCAAGGAAATCAACGCCGACCCGAACGTTGCCAAGGTCTCTGTCGTCGGTGTCGGCATGCGCTCGCAGCCGGGCGTTGCCAAGACGATGTTCCATACCCTGGCCGACAAGGGCATCAACATCCAGGTCATCTCGACCTCGGAGATCAAGGTCAGCGTTCTGATCGCCGCCGAGTATACCGAGCTTGCGGTCCGGGCTCTTCACACCGCATACGGCCTCGACGGGCCGCCAGCGAGCTGA